A window from Candidatus Gracilibacteria bacterium encodes these proteins:
- the secE gene encoding preprotein translocase subunit SecE, translating into MAEKTTKTRSGNPVVAYFSSAIEEFSKVTWPTKEQAALLTGIVVAVSLVTAILIGAFDLGLAELYKLGLKALSQ; encoded by the coding sequence ATGGCTGAAAAAACCACAAAAACACGATCCGGAAACCCTGTCGTTGCTTATTTCTCGAGTGCAATTGAGGAATTCAGCAAGGTGACTTGGCCCACAAAGGAACAAGCCGCTCTCCTCACCGGGATTGTGGTTGCGGTTTCTCTTGTGACCGCCATCCTGATTGGGGCCTTTGATTTGGGCCTTGCGGAACTTTATAAACTTGGACTTAAAGCCTTATCTCAATAA
- the nusG gene encoding transcription termination/antitermination protein NusG, producing the protein MAKQARNTGRNWYVIHTYSGYEDAVREALLQRIESMNMQDKIFDVIVPKETQIVVKKGKPKTEKKRLFPGYVLVDMTVDDESWYVVRNTPNVTGFVGSGTIPVPVSGEEFGVIQRYLEDDNAPKFKITLSKSDLVMVLDGPFAGYEGVVNEIDDEKGKVKVMISIFGRETPVELDFDQVKKK; encoded by the coding sequence ATGGCAAAACAGGCAAGAAATACCGGACGAAATTGGTATGTTATTCATACTTATAGCGGATATGAAGATGCGGTGCGAGAGGCTTTGCTCCAACGCATTGAATCCATGAACATGCAGGACAAGATTTTTGATGTGATTGTGCCTAAAGAAACTCAGATTGTGGTGAAGAAGGGTAAGCCAAAAACAGAGAAGAAACGGCTTTTCCCCGGGTATGTGCTCGTGGATATGACGGTGGATGACGAATCTTGGTATGTGGTGCGAAACACTCCCAATGTGACCGGGTTCGTGGGCAGCGGAACTATTCCCGTTCCTGTTTCCGGAGAAGAATTTGGAGTGATCCAACGCTACCTGGAAGACGACAACGCGCCTAAATTTAAGATTACACTCAGCAAGAGTGACTTGGTTATGGTTCTGGATGGACCGTTTGCAGGCTATGAAGGGGTTGTGAATGAAATTGATGATGAAAAGGGTAAAGTGAAAGTCATGATCTCCATCTTTGGCCGTGAGACTCCTGTTGAACTTGATTTTGACCAGGTAAAGAAGAAGTAA
- the rplK gene encoding 50S ribosomal protein L11, whose product MAAKKIQAIVKLQINAGKANPAPPVGTALGPHGVNLQDFCGKFNEITRPMGDTVVPCVITIYDDRSFTFITKQPPAATLIKKAISLEKGSAVPHKDKVGTINKAQLEEIAKIKMEDLNANDIDAAMKIMAGTARSMGVKVEW is encoded by the coding sequence ATGGCAGCTAAGAAAATTCAAGCCATTGTCAAATTGCAGATTAATGCCGGTAAGGCCAACCCTGCGCCTCCCGTTGGAACCGCTCTAGGACCACACGGAGTGAATTTGCAGGATTTCTGTGGAAAGTTCAATGAGATCACTCGCCCTATGGGAGATACGGTGGTTCCTTGTGTCATTACTATTTATGATGACCGAAGCTTCACATTCATCACCAAACAACCTCCTGCTGCAACCTTGATCAAAAAGGCCATCAGCTTGGAGAAAGGGTCTGCGGTTCCTCACAAAGATAAGGTTGGAACCATCAACAAGGCTCAATTGGAAGAAATTGCAAAGATTAAGATGGAAGACCTCAATGCCAATGACATTGATGCCGCGATGAAGATTATGGCGGGCACTGCTCGCAGCATGGGAGTAAAAGTAGAATGGTAA
- the rplA gene encoding 50S ribosomal protein L1, with protein MSHGKKYRDALGKVDQNKRYSLEEAAQLVKEVSTSKFDGSVEIHLNLGIDTTQAEQQLRSTVSLPHGTGKKVRVIAIVSEDRVKEALAAGAVEAGGDELIEKIEKGWLDFDVAVSTPDMMKNLAKVARQLGQAGLMPNPKSGTVTPDIGPKIGEVLKGQVEFRNDKLGNLHNSIGKVSFSAEQIKENAAAYLKAVNEKRPASIKGNFINSITLSPSMGPAVKVTVNETLSAL; from the coding sequence ATGTCACACGGAAAAAAGTACCGAGATGCTCTCGGCAAAGTAGACCAAAACAAGCGCTACTCTTTAGAGGAGGCCGCTCAACTGGTTAAAGAGGTTTCTACCAGCAAGTTTGATGGAAGTGTTGAGATTCATCTCAATTTGGGAATAGACACCACTCAAGCGGAGCAACAGCTTCGTTCCACGGTGAGTCTCCCCCACGGTACCGGTAAAAAAGTTCGTGTGATTGCGATTGTGAGTGAAGACCGCGTGAAAGAAGCACTGGCGGCCGGTGCAGTGGAAGCGGGTGGAGATGAGCTCATTGAAAAGATTGAAAAAGGATGGTTGGACTTTGATGTCGCCGTTTCTACTCCTGATATGATGAAGAATTTGGCCAAAGTTGCCAGGCAGCTTGGTCAGGCCGGACTTATGCCCAACCCTAAATCCGGAACGGTCACTCCAGACATTGGACCTAAAATCGGAGAAGTACTCAAAGGACAAGTGGAATTCCGCAATGATAAGCTTGGAAATTTGCATAACAGCATTGGAAAAGTTTCTTTCAGCGCTGAGCAAATCAAAGAAAATGCTGCCGCTTACCTTAAAGCGGTGAACGAAAAGCGACCTGCCTCCATCAAGGGAAACTTCATCAATTCCATCACTCTCAGCCCTTCCATGGGACCTGCAGTTAAAGTGACGGTGAATGAAACCTTGAGCGCGCTTTAG
- the dut gene encoding dUTP diphosphatase, whose amino-acid sequence MLKVRIQRVDKGLPLPVYETQGSVGFDLLARETVCVEPGRIELIPANAIVEVPEGYMLMVASRSSTPKKKGLTPPHGFGVIDRDYCGPQDEIKIQVYNFSDAAVTVERGEKIAQGVFVRVDRFEFEEVDSIREDSRGGFGSTGGKLIRKLCGLHFTESIILGKARRLCGWWNGGGRRGGMRCIASIRFMKWSPRGVIGMSF is encoded by the coding sequence ATGTTGAAAGTTCGAATCCAAAGAGTCGATAAAGGGCTTCCACTGCCTGTTTATGAGACGCAAGGCAGTGTGGGGTTTGATTTGTTGGCGCGGGAAACGGTGTGTGTGGAGCCGGGACGGATTGAGCTTATTCCCGCCAATGCGATTGTGGAGGTTCCCGAGGGTTATATGTTGATGGTGGCCTCCCGCAGCAGCACCCCAAAAAAGAAAGGGCTCACTCCCCCGCATGGATTCGGCGTAATCGATCGGGATTACTGTGGTCCTCAAGATGAGATCAAAATTCAGGTTTATAATTTTTCAGATGCAGCGGTGACCGTGGAACGGGGTGAAAAGATCGCCCAAGGAGTTTTTGTGCGTGTGGATCGCTTTGAATTTGAGGAGGTGGATAGCATCCGCGAAGACAGCCGCGGCGGGTTTGGGAGTACGGGGTGAAAACTAATAAGAAAATTATGCTGATTACACTTTACGGAATCAATAATATTGGGAAAAGCACGCAGGCTTTGCGGCTGGTGGAACGGCTGAGGGCGGCGGGGTGGGATGCGGTGTATTGCAAGTATCCGGTTTATGAAATGGAGCCCACGGGGCGTTATTTGAATGAGTTTTTAA
- a CDS encoding bifunctional 5,10-methylenetetrahydrofolate dehydrogenase/5,10-methenyltetrahydrofolate cyclohydrolase, with protein MERLKAQGVFTKLVVVVVGEDPASQVYVGKKEEACKRVGMLSERVALPAESTQEEVLKKIDELNKDPSVTGMIVQLPLPSHMDAPVVIKAIDPYKDVDGFHAYNVGKMFLSKDFEDLASCTPKGITKILDFYGIDVKGMDCTVIGRSNIVGKPMVAMLINRDATVSCCHSRTKNLLKYTQEADLIVVAVGKPKFLTADMVKEGAIVVDVGMHRMEDGKLCGDADLEGMKDKVSAYTPVPGGVGPMTVACLLMNTVTAAKKQAKL; from the coding sequence GTGGAACGCCTAAAAGCCCAAGGAGTTTTTACAAAGTTGGTGGTTGTGGTGGTGGGAGAAGATCCCGCCAGCCAGGTTTATGTTGGGAAAAAAGAGGAGGCTTGTAAACGAGTCGGCATGCTGAGTGAACGAGTGGCTTTGCCCGCAGAGAGCACTCAAGAAGAGGTGCTCAAGAAAATCGATGAACTCAATAAAGACCCCAGTGTAACAGGGATGATTGTGCAATTGCCACTCCCCTCCCACATGGATGCTCCGGTGGTGATCAAGGCCATTGATCCTTACAAAGATGTGGATGGCTTTCATGCCTACAATGTGGGGAAAATGTTTTTGAGTAAAGATTTTGAAGACCTGGCTTCTTGTACGCCAAAAGGGATCACTAAGATTTTGGATTTTTACGGGATTGATGTGAAAGGAATGGATTGCACGGTGATTGGCCGCAGCAATATTGTGGGAAAGCCGATGGTTGCCATGCTCATCAATCGGGATGCCACGGTTTCCTGCTGTCATAGTCGAACAAAAAATTTACTCAAGTATACGCAGGAGGCGGATTTGATTGTGGTTGCGGTTGGAAAGCCGAAATTTTTGACCGCAGATATGGTTAAAGAAGGGGCTATTGTGGTGGATGTGGGCATGCACCGGATGGAAGATGGAAAACTCTGTGGAGATGCGGATTTGGAAGGGATGAAAGACAAGGTTTCTGCGTATACTCCCGTCCCCGGTGGCGTGGGTCCCATGACGGTGGCTTGTCTGCTCATGAACACCGTGACAGCTGCTAAAAAACAAGCTAAACTCTAA
- the purF gene encoding amidophosphoribosyltransferase, which translates to MCGIIGIHSKSPVAQELYDGLMMLQHRGQDAAGMVSFDGRQLHIKKGDGLASDVFKAEDFLRLRGNTGMAHVRYPTAGTYDSAEAQPFYVNAPFGIALIHNGNLTNTKELREEVVKNNHRHLNTFSDSEVLLNVLAYEIESLGTRDLTPEGLFKAMEKVYGRVKGAYAVIALIAGYGLLAFRDPNAIRPLVMGTRKDDLFPDTVFASESVALDVLGYELVRDVKPGEAVFVDLKGQVHSKICAKNPVYNPCIFEYVYFARPDSLIDDISVYKTRLRMGEKLAKKIKAANIEIDVVIPVPSTSRHSAAPLAYELGVKYREGLVKNRYVGRTFIMPGQNKRQTSIRRKLNPIRLEIEGKNVLLVDDSIVRGNTSRKIVQMVREMGAKKVYFASCAAPLRHPCVYGIDMPSRKEFVANNLTVEETARSLGADGLFYQELEDLAEAVREGNPTIDRFCMACFDGKYPTPDVTEEVLRAAEESRSGVYKEIRKDLQDPEEQENQIPLI; encoded by the coding sequence ATGTGCGGAATCATCGGCATCCATTCCAAGTCCCCGGTCGCTCAAGAGCTCTATGATGGGCTCATGATGCTTCAACACCGTGGACAAGATGCGGCGGGAATGGTGAGCTTTGATGGACGGCAACTCCACATTAAAAAAGGAGATGGCCTTGCGAGTGATGTTTTTAAAGCCGAGGATTTTTTACGATTGCGAGGCAATACGGGTATGGCGCATGTGCGCTACCCCACCGCCGGGACTTATGACAGTGCCGAGGCTCAGCCTTTTTATGTGAATGCCCCCTTTGGAATCGCGCTGATTCACAATGGAAACTTAACCAATACCAAAGAGCTTCGTGAAGAAGTGGTGAAAAACAACCACCGTCATCTCAATACTTTTTCAGATTCAGAAGTGCTTTTGAATGTCCTCGCGTATGAAATTGAATCTTTGGGTACTCGGGATTTGACTCCCGAGGGACTCTTTAAGGCTATGGAAAAAGTTTATGGGCGGGTGAAGGGAGCTTATGCGGTTATTGCCCTCATTGCGGGCTATGGCCTCTTGGCTTTCCGCGACCCCAACGCCATCCGCCCTCTTGTGATGGGCACCCGAAAAGATGATCTTTTCCCCGATACCGTTTTTGCCTCCGAAAGTGTGGCCTTGGATGTGCTCGGTTATGAACTGGTGCGAGATGTCAAACCGGGAGAAGCTGTTTTTGTGGATTTGAAGGGTCAGGTGCACAGCAAGATCTGTGCCAAAAATCCTGTCTACAATCCTTGTATCTTTGAATATGTGTACTTTGCACGACCGGATTCTTTGATTGATGATATTTCTGTTTATAAGACTCGACTTCGCATGGGGGAAAAATTGGCAAAGAAGATCAAAGCCGCCAATATTGAGATCGATGTGGTGATTCCCGTGCCCAGCACCTCTCGTCACTCTGCGGCCCCTTTGGCGTATGAATTGGGCGTGAAGTACCGCGAAGGATTGGTCAAGAACCGCTATGTGGGTCGTACTTTTATTATGCCTGGGCAGAACAAACGACAAACTTCGATTCGTCGCAAGCTCAACCCCATCCGACTTGAGATTGAAGGAAAAAATGTTTTACTGGTGGACGACTCCATCGTGCGAGGGAATACTTCCAGAAAAATCGTTCAAATGGTGAGAGAAATGGGTGCTAAGAAAGTCTATTTTGCTTCGTGCGCCGCGCCGCTTCGTCATCCGTGTGTGTATGGAATCGATATGCCATCTCGTAAAGAATTTGTGGCCAACAATTTAACCGTTGAAGAAACGGCCCGCTCTTTGGGAGCGGATGGACTTTTCTACCAAGAATTGGAAGACTTGGCGGAGGCGGTACGAGAAGGAAATCCCACCATCGACCGATTTTGTATGGCGTGTTTTGACGGGAAGTACCCCACCCCCGATGTCACGGAGGAAGTCTTGCGAGCCGCGGAAGAAAGCCGCAGTGGTGTATACAAAGAAATTCGCAAGGATCTCCAAGATCCCGAAGAGCAAGAAAATCAAATCCCCCTTATTTAA
- the purD gene encoding phosphoribosylamine--glycine ligase, with the protein MKRIVLIGNGAREHCIAETLKRSPQGCELGVFASAMNPGISGLASVYELTDSLLNFEALKKFASEFKPDFAVIGPDDPIAAGAADALLDLGIQSVAPLKVLAQVESSKAFARELLLKYGIPGNPKFRVFSNEEGMLTYMQELGEYVVKADGLMGGKGVQVSGEHLKTFEEGVAFALACIEKFGRVVVEEKFVGEEFSLMSFVSGTQVVDMPAAQDHKRAYEGDSGPNTGGMGTIGDIDHSLPFLKPSDLQAAHEITVAVASALLKETGKPYKGILYGGFMAVKDGVRLIEYNARFGDPETMNVLPLLRSDFIALCEGILAGNLDEVPVEFEKKATVVKYVCPEGYPVNPKKGERIELGPVPEGVKVYYASVDKRDDGLFLLGSRGVAFVGIGDSLAEAEALAEQAAAAVKGPVFHRRDIGTAALTQKRVDHMRDLRGGRDSIKFWSFASSGSVKKAGPLSFLETVAGSHPRAFEMSFCVILISASRLFKAHRFPSPIFDRSKRVLSSTPPSSSFKSSSTSFTFSPMLKSSLRRSWWVFALKSLFLSIEASKSATG; encoded by the coding sequence ATGAAGCGAATTGTGCTCATTGGAAACGGTGCCAGGGAACACTGCATCGCCGAAACCTTGAAGCGAAGTCCTCAAGGGTGCGAACTGGGTGTTTTTGCAAGTGCCATGAATCCGGGAATTTCCGGATTGGCATCCGTTTATGAACTCACGGATTCTTTGCTCAATTTTGAAGCCCTGAAAAAATTTGCGTCGGAGTTTAAGCCGGATTTTGCGGTGATCGGCCCGGATGATCCCATTGCCGCGGGTGCGGCGGATGCTTTGCTGGACCTTGGAATTCAGAGCGTTGCCCCTTTAAAAGTTTTGGCACAAGTGGAAAGTTCCAAGGCCTTTGCCCGAGAACTTTTGCTTAAGTATGGCATTCCGGGTAATCCAAAATTTCGTGTTTTTAGCAATGAAGAAGGGATGCTTACTTATATGCAAGAGCTTGGAGAGTATGTGGTGAAGGCCGATGGACTCATGGGTGGCAAGGGTGTGCAGGTATCGGGTGAACATCTAAAAACTTTTGAAGAAGGTGTTGCTTTTGCGCTGGCGTGCATCGAAAAATTTGGCCGTGTGGTGGTGGAAGAAAAATTTGTGGGAGAAGAATTTTCTTTGATGAGTTTTGTTTCGGGCACTCAAGTGGTGGATATGCCCGCAGCGCAGGACCATAAACGCGCTTACGAAGGGGACAGCGGTCCCAACACTGGTGGCATGGGTACCATTGGAGACATCGATCACTCCCTTCCCTTTTTGAAACCCAGCGACTTGCAGGCCGCTCATGAAATCACGGTTGCCGTGGCTTCAGCGCTGCTCAAAGAAACGGGTAAGCCTTACAAAGGAATTCTTTATGGAGGTTTTATGGCGGTGAAAGATGGCGTACGACTTATTGAATACAATGCACGGTTTGGAGACCCCGAAACCATGAATGTCTTGCCGCTGCTCCGCAGTGATTTTATTGCACTGTGTGAAGGGATTTTAGCGGGCAATTTGGATGAAGTCCCCGTTGAGTTTGAGAAGAAAGCGACTGTAGTAAAATATGTGTGTCCGGAGGGCTATCCCGTGAATCCAAAGAAAGGTGAGCGCATTGAACTCGGCCCTGTCCCTGAGGGTGTGAAGGTCTACTATGCCTCCGTGGACAAACGGGACGATGGACTCTTTTTACTTGGTTCCCGTGGCGTGGCCTTTGTGGGCATTGGCGACTCCCTTGCGGAGGCTGAAGCCTTGGCAGAACAAGCAGCGGCCGCTGTGAAGGGGCCTGTATTCCATCGTCGTGATATTGGAACCGCCGCGCTTACTCAAAAACGGGTGGATCACATGCGGGACCTACGAGGTTGACGAGACTCAATCAAGTTCTGGAGCTTTGCGAGTTCTTGATCTGTAAAAAAGGCGGGTCCACTTAGTTTTCTTGAGACGGTTGCCTGATCACACCCCAGAGCTTTTGAGATGTCTTTTTGCGTAATACTCATTTCAGCGAGTCGTCTTTTTAAAGCCCACCGTTTTCCTTCCCCTATTTTCGATAGGTCTAAGAGAGTCCTTTCGTCTACACCCCCTTCATCTTCATTCAAAAGTTCAAGCACTTCTTTCACTTTTTCTCCTATGCTTAAAAGTTCCTTGAGGAGATCTTGGTGGGTTTTCGCTCTTAAGAGCCTCTTTCTCAGTATAGAAGCCAGTAAGTCTGCTACTTGATAG
- a CDS encoding YtxH domain-containing protein produces the protein MGKKAGKIALGIGLVTGALTGLLFAPDEGKNIRQKIAKGDTKGLLKDLENMGEEMRDMVMDFSKNPGVHEALENAKDKAADVANMKREELDDMLRKANKKAEEFKRVVGKYVKEQKAILDDRFAKKPVKKSTSKKKAAPKKAAPKKTAAPKKTAKKKASKKKSK, from the coding sequence ATGGGAAAGAAAGCAGGAAAAATTGCACTCGGTATCGGACTCGTTACCGGTGCGTTGACAGGACTTTTATTTGCACCCGATGAAGGTAAAAATATTCGTCAAAAAATCGCGAAAGGCGATACGAAAGGTCTTTTGAAGGATCTTGAAAATATGGGAGAAGAGATGCGCGACATGGTCATGGATTTCAGCAAAAATCCAGGGGTTCACGAGGCTTTGGAAAACGCAAAGGACAAAGCAGCGGATGTCGCTAACATGAAGCGCGAGGAACTCGATGACATGCTCCGAAAAGCCAACAAAAAGGCGGAAGAATTCAAGCGCGTGGTGGGCAAGTATGTGAAGGAACAAAAAGCGATACTGGACGATCGTTTTGCAAAGAAGCCTGTGAAGAAAAGCACTTCAAAAAAGAAAGCCGCTCCTAAAAAAGCTGCTCCCAAAAAAACGGCCGCTCCAAAAAAGACCGCCAAGAAAAAAGCATCTAAGAAAAAGAGCAAATAA
- a CDS encoding Maf family protein codes for MKTTLILASQSPRRSELLRSIGLDFKVEPAVHFKEIDSRSCSAHEAVKLNAEGKATEIAKNHPNDLVLGVDTVGAFQDLVLEKPKDKDDAFAMLKMLQGETHEVLTGLCLIKGKKKISHIESTRISFLPLTDEEIRAYIETGEPMDKAASYAAQGIGALFIQKIEGDYFTVVGLPLYRLNIMLKEFDINLLTD; via the coding sequence ATGAAAACAACCCTCATCTTGGCCTCTCAAAGCCCGCGCCGCTCTGAACTTTTAAGATCCATTGGCCTCGATTTTAAGGTGGAGCCCGCCGTACATTTTAAGGAAATCGATTCCAGATCATGCTCCGCTCATGAAGCGGTTAAGCTCAACGCGGAGGGAAAAGCCACAGAAATCGCCAAAAACCATCCGAATGACTTGGTTCTTGGGGTGGACACGGTGGGTGCTTTTCAGGATCTTGTCCTCGAAAAACCAAAAGACAAAGACGATGCCTTTGCCATGCTCAAAATGCTGCAAGGGGAGACTCACGAAGTGCTCACGGGTCTCTGCCTCATAAAGGGCAAGAAAAAAATCAGTCACATCGAATCCACACGCATTTCATTTCTGCCCCTCACCGATGAAGAAATTCGTGCCTACATTGAAACGGGCGAGCCCATGGACAAAGCAGCCTCGTACGCGGCTCAAGGCATAGGGGCCTTATTCATTCAAAAAATTGAAGGAGATTATTTCACCGTTGTGGGCCTGCCCTTGTACCGCCTCAATATTATGCTTAAGGAGTTTGACATTAACCTCCTCACCGACTAG
- the rpsT gene encoding 30S ribosomal protein S20 encodes MPIIKSAKKAAKQSLVKRDRNYLTRTALRKAIRAFSDAVKGGKKTEAEKLLVPAFKIIDTAAKKKVLEKNTAARRKSLLARKLAGIKA; translated from the coding sequence ATGCCGATCATTAAATCCGCTAAAAAAGCCGCAAAACAATCTCTTGTAAAGCGCGACCGCAACTATTTGACTCGTACTGCACTTCGAAAGGCCATTCGTGCCTTCAGTGATGCGGTTAAGGGAGGAAAAAAGACTGAGGCTGAAAAGCTTTTGGTTCCCGCCTTCAAGATCATTGATACCGCTGCCAAGAAAAAAGTGCTTGAAAAGAACACCGCCGCACGACGAAAATCTCTGCTGGCGCGCAAATTGGCCGGGATCAAGGCTTAA